ATAATAGCCTGGGGCAGACTGAACATAATTACAAACGGCGTCAGGAATGACTCGAACAGAGCGCCCATCAGCATATATACCAACACTATCGCCAGCAGCAAAGCTGCAAACATTGCTGCAATAGATTCGCCCATCATTTTTGTTGAGCCGCCGGAAGTGACCGTGGTGCCGGTTACCATGGGCGATGTGGCCAGCGTTTTTTCAATCGACTGATTGACGTTACCCATGCTGTAGCCACCGGCAATGTTCGCGGTTACTTCGACAGACTTTTGCCTGTTCAGATGCTCGATCTTATTTGGAGAAAACGCATAGGCTACTTTTGCCACGTCGCTCAAGTAGATCGGAGCGCCATCCTTGGTCCCGATGATTAAGTTGTTGACATCAGATGCCTTGCTGCGCTGTGCCAAATCATAATGCACCCTTATCGGATACTCAGTTCCATTTTCGCGCAGTTCAACCGAGTCATCGCCATCAATGGCTATTCGGACAGCCCTGGCCACCGCTGACTCCGTCATTCCCAGCTTTGCAGCCTTGTATTTATCGACAATTACCCTTCTTTCGGGCGTGCTTGCCTTGTAGGATATGTCTATGTTAACCAGACCTGGAATCTTGCGCATTATATCGGCAACCCGATTGGCTTCCTCGACGACATCGTCCATTTTCTGACCCTGGACTTCCTTGGTGATTCCAGCGCTCGGGCCGGCATTGGACTGCATTGAGACCGTAACCAGTTCCGTGCCGGGGATATGAGCAGTCTTTTCAGATAACCAGTCGACAATCTCCTGCAGACTTCTCTTGCGGTATTGTTTGTCGACCACCTTGACCGAGATATTGGCATATTGAGAGCCGCTGTCACCTGACATCCTCATAGTGTTTGAACCGGACATCGCCATACAATAGCCCGTCTGCGATTCCATGTGGCTCCTAAACCAGCTGAATGGGTTATACCAGACTCTATCGGACACTTTATACTTTACTGTCTTCATTTCAGGGAGCTGCTTTACTATCGCTTCGATCTTCTTGGTGACTGCATCAGTCTGTTTGAGCGAGGTTCCAGCGGGTGTTCTTGCCGTTATACTGATCTGGCTCTGGTCGGTCTGGGTAAAGAACTCAAAGCCGAACGGCAGATAGATGGTCATTGCAATAAACGCCATCGCGACACCAAAGGTGATAGCAATGTTTTTGCTGCTCTTGTCGACAAAGCATGCTATGGCCGAGCAAAGTAAAGCGATGAATGCAATTACGAGCCTTGGCCCGCCAAGTCCGCTTTTGGGCATAACCATCGCAAAGACCACCAGCAGCGATATTGTGCCGATGATGATTGTCATAAACCTGTTGTGGAGCGCCCACTCAAGGACTCCTCTGTATTTTGTGTCCAGGCTCTTGAGGAGGAACTCGAGAGTGGCGAATAGTTTGCCTGCAAACAGGTCAATCCTATCCTTGATCGTTGGACAGTCCTGTCTGAGGCGGCGCATGATCTCTTGTTCGTCACGTTCCTTGTCATCCTCGCTCTTCATCCACTTGGAGGCAAGCATTGGCGTCAATGTGAATGACATAAGCAGTGAGAACAAGGTTGCAACAGCCACCGTTACACCAAATTGCCTGAAGAACTGCCCGGTCATACCTCCCATAAACGCAATCGGCAAGAATACGACCACGTCGACCATTGTGATTGTGATGGCGGCCAGACCTATCTCAGTGCGGCCGTTGATAGCGGCCTCAACCGGCGCTTCGCGTTTTCTTAAATGCCGCTCAATGTTTTCAAGAACGACAATTGAATCGTCAACAAGAATACCTACAACAAGCGAAAGCGCCATCAAAACCATCTGGTTTTGTGTAAACCCGAATGCACCTGTCGGTATGTATGTGGCCATAAGCGAGGTCGGGATAGCGCAGGCAACGATAAATGTGGCTCTGGCCGTATGCAAGAACAAGAACACTATCAATACAACCAGCAATACGCCTTCAGCAAGGGTCTTGTTTACGTCATTTAGCGAATCGTTGACATAGACCGACTGATCTGTCGCAATTACTGGATATACACCTTTAGGCAGTATCGGCTTCATCTCTTCAAACTGCTTTTTCACGCCATCACATATCGCGACAGTGTTCGCGCCGGACTGCTTTTGAATTGTCAAAATGACGCTGGGCTTGCCGTTGAGACGGACTATCTTTTCCGGCTCTGCTACAGTGTCCTTTATGGCGGCGATGTCGCTGACATGTATTACATTCATAGAGCCGTCCGTATTGGTCCCAATCTGGATGGGCGTATTCGCAATGTCTTGAATGCTGGCAAACTCTCCAACAGTCCTGACTGTATAGTCTCTTGCATCCTCTTTGATCGAACCGGCAGGATTATTCGTATTTGCATCACTTAAGGCATCGACCACGCTGCTAATGCTTATCCCATAAGCATCAAGACGGTTCTTGTTGACCGCAACGGATATTTCACGTTCCTCTCCGCCGCTGACCGTTACGGCGCCAACACCGCCAATCTTAGCAAGCCTGTCCGAAATGGTGTTGTCGGCGAGAATCCGCATTTCCTTTGGCGTAAGATTGCCGGCAAGTCCGATCTTCATAACAGGCATTGAAGATGAATCTATCTTGGTTACTTTAGGCTCGTCCGCATCATCAGGCAGGCTGGCTTTTACCTGAGCAATTTTGTCCCTGACATCTGCGGCGGCAGCCTCGACATCCGTTCCCATTTCAAACTCTACTGAAACAGTGGAAGTGCCTTCCTGCGAAGTGGAAGTGATATTCTTTACATGAGATATGGCGCTGAGCTGTTTCTCAATAGTTTCACTGACAAGTGACTCTATCTCGCTCGGTCCGGCTCCACTGTATGTCGTTGTTACAATGACATACGGAATATCGATGTTTGGGTTGAGTTCCTTGGCCATTTTAGACTTGGACTGGAACCCCATGACGATTAGCGCAAGCACGAACATTACAATGAATACCGGCCTGCTTATGGAAGTTCTAGTTAGCCACATCGCTTGCGCCTCCCCCGTCGTGTCGTTCCACTTTAGAGCCGTCCTTGAGGTTCTTTCTTCCCTGAGTGGCTACCATATCACCTACTTTCAAATCAGTCGGTAAGGAAACTTGGGCATAGTTTCTGTCCGTTTTGAGAATGGATATGATATGCTTTTTGGCGATATTGTCTTTGCCAATCACAAAGACAGACTGTGTGCCTTCCTGGTCGTTTACCGCGTCCTTGGGAACCATCAGTATGTTGCACAGTCTGCCTGCAAGCACCTCACCTGTCGCAAACATGCCCGGCTTGATCTTATTACT
The DNA window shown above is from bacterium and carries:
- a CDS encoding efflux RND transporter permease subunit, yielding MWLTRTSISRPVFIVMFVLALIVMGFQSKSKMAKELNPNIDIPYVIVTTTYSGAGPSEIESLVSETIEKQLSAISHVKNITSTSQEGTSTVSVEFEMGTDVEAAAADVRDKIAQVKASLPDDADEPKVTKIDSSSMPVMKIGLAGNLTPKEMRILADNTISDRLAKIGGVGAVTVSGGEEREISVAVNKNRLDAYGISISSVVDALSDANTNNPAGSIKEDARDYTVRTVGEFASIQDIANTPIQIGTNTDGSMNVIHVSDIAAIKDTVAEPEKIVRLNGKPSVILTIQKQSGANTVAICDGVKKQFEEMKPILPKGVYPVIATDQSVYVNDSLNDVNKTLAEGVLLVVLIVFLFLHTARATFIVACAIPTSLMATYIPTGAFGFTQNQMVLMALSLVVGILVDDSIVVLENIERHLRKREAPVEAAINGRTEIGLAAITITMVDVVVFLPIAFMGGMTGQFFRQFGVTVAVATLFSLLMSFTLTPMLASKWMKSEDDKERDEQEIMRRLRQDCPTIKDRIDLFAGKLFATLEFLLKSLDTKYRGVLEWALHNRFMTIIIGTISLLVVFAMVMPKSGLGGPRLVIAFIALLCSAIACFVDKSSKNIAITFGVAMAFIAMTIYLPFGFEFFTQTDQSQISITARTPAGTSLKQTDAVTKKIEAIVKQLPEMKTVKYKVSDRVWYNPFSWFRSHMESQTGYCMAMSGSNTMRMSGDSGSQYANISVKVVDKQYRKRSLQEIVDWLSEKTAHIPGTELVTVSMQSNAGPSAGITKEVQGQKMDDVVEEANRVADIMRKIPGLVNIDISYKASTPERRVIVDKYKAAKLGMTESAVARAVRIAIDGDDSVELRENGTEYPIRVHYDLAQRSKASDVNNLIIGTKDGAPIYLSDVAKVAYAFSPNKIEHLNRQKSVEVTANIAGGYSMGNVNQSIEKTLATSPMVTGTTVTSGGSTKMMGESIAAMFAALLLAIVLVYMLMGALFESFLTPFVIMFSLPQAIIGALLALLITGKSMGVTAMIGIIMLIGLVTKNAILLVDYTNTLMSRGKSRNEALLEAGPTRLRPILMTTLAMIGGMTPTALALSQGSESRSPMAIAVIGGLALSTLLTLIVIPVVFTIVDDAWKAFLRKFFPRAYRKSVSKPDSQEHETVLADV